The Pyrenophora tritici-repentis strain M4 chromosome 10, whole genome shotgun sequence genome contains a region encoding:
- a CDS encoding Bacteriophytochrome (light-regulated signal transduction histidine kinase) produces the protein MSQSPYQTPDAGPPAQDDHRYTFSTVSPVQEETCSPLDAATKPLHSTSPPRKSANTGPSTPVGPLSPSATDRVFPIRSAISVDPSPTPKGAQSQGDYFHPYSRTNDPRLTSDRRASQGSATSQSSHASQRGWPMRHSASKADPGRGNGSKRATSQLPPAQLFNDISSTRSTGTGSVQENSRSPSFKVDRPPSVSAASAKSGISSLDMGGLVAHRFKHVVTDGGHMVITGREGDTLQRCEDEPIHLPGAVQGFGLLVALQDDSEGSLLVRIVSENSRRILGRTPKELFALESFTDILSEEQADNLLDHIDFIKDEDSDVTSNGPEVFTMSIKVAGHSRTRKLWCAIHINETNPGLVICEFELEEDPLYPLVPPNDLTPELPEDTLSSQPTAEELLESTEIKSKPLRVLRSARKRKGEAAAMEVFNIMSQVQEQLAAAPSLEKFLKVLVGVVKELTGFHRVMIYQFDQTFNGRVVTELVDPRATKDLYKGLNFPASDIPKQARELYKLNKVRMLYDRDQQTARLVCRTAEDLETPLDLTHSYLRAMSPIHLKYLNNMAVRSSMSISINAFNELWGLIACHSYGPRGMRVSFPIRKMCRMVGDAASRNIERLSYASRLQARKLINTVPTQHNPSGYIIASSDDLLKLFDADFGLLSIRDETKILGTLENSQEALAMLEYLRMRKIQAVMTSTDIVSDFPDLRYPPGFHVIAGMLIVPLSVDGEDFIVFFRKGQLKEVKWAGNPYEKFIKEGTEGYLEPRKSFKTWSETVVGKCREWTEEEIETASVLCLVYGKFIEVWRQKEAALQSSQLTRLLLANSAHEVRTPLNAIINYLEIALEGALDTETRENLSRSHSASKSLIYVINDLLDLTKTEEGGPLIKGESFDFQETIKEATDMFRNDAKRKSIKYEVIEHPGLPKHCIGDQRRIRQAISNITANAIQHTTQGTVKVEIYVTGQPSVDHVDVEVAVSDTGAGMSQKKLDQLFYDLEQVHSEPTSMIEDALLPDQKHIAKQGEKATLGLGLAIVARIIRNMNGQLRLRSEEGKGTRFVIQFPFDLPDSEIQNMSAVGASPSGSITPQPDKSFHNEPSLSNGERTLIAPSLSRHASDSENKDQNQQRNQPVTRRASAESLTSKTSLRSFKSGSSQRSDVDRLIDAIQEPHMVGRGDMSPSVRSLRPTLTKRNSLDPDSAASRKRSKSLEHISTQSIVPPHQRSMESGGPGEENIFGSNAPVTALKMPDEGGDSPIGLRRSGSILGEVKSESPPGPTPQTQPTPPTDATQPSPEPEPANLSPNNMRVLVAEDDPVNSRIVKKRLEKLGHQVHLTVNGEECSSAFCDNSQETDIILMDMQMPIVDGLTSTKMIRSFEKLHQNIYSPRAAICGRVPIIAVSASLIERDRQTYIDAGFDAWILKPISFDRLNKLMTAVVDKEIRNDCLYQPGAWEKGGWFHTGKHSAGEVDTKPSGEAPVTNPSEEMEEAIIRDDDPMAGEKKEEGDIPEEQERLLENQAEGKTEPPEDSAEKPPA, from the exons ATGTCTCAATCACCATATCAGACGCCCGACGCTGGACCTCCTGCTCAGGACGACCACCGCTACACCTTCTCGACCGTGTCGCCTGTGCAGGAAGAAACGTGTTCGCCGCTTGATGCTGCGACGAAACCCCTACACTCGACCTCGCCGCCGCGCAAGTCAGCCAACACCGGCCCTTCTACGCCCGTCGGCCCTCTGAGCCCGTCAGCTACCGACCGCGTTTTCCCCATACGAAGTGCCATTAGCGTCGATCCCTCACCGACCCCAAAAGGTGCCCAGTCCCAGGGTGACTATTTCCATCCCTACTCCCGAACGAACGACCCGCGCCTCACGTCCGACCGCAGAGCCTCACAGGGCTCTGCCACATCACAGTCCTCGCATGCTTCGCAACGGGGCTGGCCCATGCGCCATAGCGCAAGCAAAGCAGATCCGGGCCGGGGAAATGGCTCGAAAAGAGCAACTTCACAGCTACCACCTGCCCAGCTATTCAATGATATTTCCTCTACACGATCAACGGGTACGGGGAGCGTGCAGGAAAACAGTCGCTCGCCGTCATTCAAGGTTGATCGCCCACCATCCGTGAGCGCGGCCTCCGCCAAAAGTGGAATCAGCAGTCTGGACATGGGCGGTTTGGTGGCACATCGATTTAAGCATGTCGTAACAGACGGAGGCCATATGGTTATTACTGGGCGCGAGGGCGATACGTTGCAGCGGTGTGAGGATGAGCCAATTCACCTACCGGGTGCCGTACAGGGCTTTGGCCTCTTGGTGGCGCTGCAGGATGATTCCGAAGGCAGTTTGCTGGTGCGCATCGTCAGCGAGAACTCTAGAAGGATCCTTGGACGTACTCCGAAAGAGCTGTTCGCGCTGGAGAGCTTCACGGACATTTTGTCCGAGGAGCAAGCCGACAACCTCCTGGACCACATCGATTTCATCAAAGACGAGGACTCCGACGTGACCTCAAACGGGCCCGAAGTTTTCACCATGTCTATCAAGGTCGCAGGACACAGCCGGACGCGTAAGCTGTGGTGTGCAATCCATATCAACGAAACGAACCCCGGTCTGGTGATCTGCGAATTCGAGCTCGAAGAAGACCCACTATACCCACTTGTACCGCCCAATGATCTTACACCTGAGCTGCCGGAAGATACTTTGTCCAGTCAGCCTACAGCTGAGGAGTTGTTGGAGAGCACAGAGATCAAGAGCAAGCCCTTGCGAGTTCTCCGCAGTGCACGGAAACGGAAAGGTGAAGCTGCTGCGATGGAGGTCTTCAACATCATGTCTCAGGTGCAAGAACAACTAGCCGCGGCGCCATCGTTAGAAAAATTCCTAAAAGTGCTTGTTGGTGTTGTCAAAGAATTGACAGGCTTCCATCGCGTTATGATTTACCAATTCGACCAAACGTTCAACGGACGTGTTGTTACAGAACTCGTAGACCCCCGAGCCACAAAGGATCTCTACAAAGGCTTGAACTTTCCTGCTTCAGACATTCCCAAGCAGGCGCGAGAATTGTATAAGCTCAACAAAGTCCGTATGCTCTACGATCGCGACCAGCAAACAGCACGTCTCGTGTGTCGTACAGCCGAAGATTTGGAAACCCCTCTCGATCTCACCCACTCGTATCTGCGCGCAATGTCTCCGATTCATCTCAAGTATCTCAACAACATGGCTGTGAGATCATCAATGTCCATCTCCATCAATGCTTTCAACGAGTTGTGGGGTCTCATTGCTTGCCACTCTTATGGACCTCGCGGTATGCGAGTCTCTTTCCCTATCCGCAAAATGTGCCGTATGGTAGGTGATGCAGCATCGAGGAACATCGAACGACTGTCGTATGCATCAAGGCTGCAGGCCAGAAAGCTGATAAACACTGTACCAACTCAACACAATCCTTCAGGATACATCATTGCCTCCTCGGACGATCTTCTCAAACTTTTCGATGCCGACTTTGGCCTATTGTCGATTCGCGACGAGACCAAGATACTAGGTACCTTGGAGAACTCTCAAGAAGCGCTGGCCATGTTGGAGTACCTCAGGATGAGGAAAATCCAGGCTGTCATGACGTCTACAGACATTGTCTCAGACTTCCCAGACCTGCGATACCCACCTGGCTTCCATGTCATAGCAGGCATGCTCATAGTACCCTTGTCAGTAGACGGTGAGGACTTCATCGTCTTCTTCCGGAAGGGTCAGCTGAAAGAAGTCAAATGGGCTGGTAATCCTTATGAGAAGTTTATCAAAGAAGGCACAGAGGGCTATTTGGAACCTCGAAAGAGTTTCAAAACATGGTCCGAGACGGTTGTTGGGAAATGCCGAGAGTGGACAGAAGAAGAAATCGAGACGGCTTCTGTATTGTGCTTGGTCTACGGCAAGTTCATCGAAGTCTGGAGACAGAAGGAAGCAGCTTTACAAAGCAGCCAGTTGACACGGCTACTGCTTGCAAACTCGGCGCATGAAGTGCGAACACCTCTAAATGCCATTATCAATTACCTCGAAATAGCTCTGGAGGGTGCTCTGGATACGGAAACCCGTGAAAATCTTTCAAGATCTCATTCCGCATCCAAGTCACTCATCTATGTCATCAACGATCTCTTGGATTTG ACAAAAACGGAAGAGGGCGGCCCACTCATCAAGGGCGAATCCTTCGACTTCCAAGAGACCATCAAAGAGGCTACTGATATGTTCCGCAACGACGCCAAACGCAAGAGTATAAAGTACGAAGTCATCGAACATCCAGGTCTACCGAAACACTGCATTGGAGATCAGCGCCGGATACGGCAAGCCATCTCCAATATTACAGCCAACGCAATCCAACATACCACACAGGGAACTGTCAAGGTTGAGATATACGTCACAGGCCAGCCATCGGTAGATCATGTCGATGTCGAAGTAGCTGTGTCTGATACAGGAGCCGGTATGAGCCAGAAGAAGCTTGATCAACTGTTCTACGACCTTGAACAAGTCCATTCTGAGCCCACCTCCATGATAGAGGATGCACTTCTACCCGATCAAAAACACATTGCAAAGCAAGGTGAGAAAGCCACGTTGGGACTCGGATTAGCCATTGTTGCGCGGATTATCAGGAACATGAACGGGCAATTAAGACTACGATCGGAAGAAGGCAAAGGAACAAGATTCGTAATACAGTTTCCATTCGACCTCCCAGACTCCGAGATACAGAACATGTCCGCAGTAGGCGCATCGCCGTCTGGAAGCATCACACCTCAGCCCGATAAGTCGTTCCATAATGAGCCTAGCCTTTCCAATGGCGAGCGGACTTTGATAGCACCGAGCTTATCCCGCCACGCGTCTGATTCAGAGAACAAGGATCAAAATCAGCAAAGAAATCAACCGGTAACGCGGAGAGCAAGTGCGGAAAGTCTGACAAGCAAGACAAGCCTGCGAAGCTTCAAGAGCGGCTCAAGCCAGAGGAGCGATGTGGACAGGCTCATTGATGCCATACAAGAGCCACACATGGTCGGCCGAGGGGATATGAGTCCAAGTGTTCGATCTCTGAGACCGACTTTGACAAAACGCAACAGTTTAGATCCTGACTCTGCTGCGTCGCGGAAGAGGTCTAAGAGCCTTGAGCATATCAGCACTCAGAGCATCGTTCCACCGCACCAAAGAAGTATGGAATCAGGAGGACCTGGCGAGGAGAATATTTTTGGCTCGAATGCTCCTGTGACAGCGTTGAAAATGCCAGACGAGGGCGGTGACTCACCAATCGGCCTACGTAGAAGTGGAAGCATACTTGGCGAAGTTAAGAGCGAGTCGCCGCCTGGACCGACACCTCAGACACAACCGACGCCCCCGACAGACGCAACTCAGCCATCTCCCGAGCCCGAGCCTGCGAACCTATCGCCGAACAACATGCGCGTACTCGTGGCTGAAGATGATCCAGTGAACAGCAGGATCGTCAAGAAGCGATTAGAGAAACTCGGACACCAGGTGCACCTCACCGTCAATGGCGAGGAGTGCTCGTCTGCATTCTGCGACAACTCTCAAGAGACTGACATCATCTTGATGGATATGCAG ATGCCAATCGTGGACGGACTCACCTCGACCAAGATGATAAGGTCATTCGAAAAGCTACATCAAAACATCTATTCGCCACGAGCAGCCATATGTGGGCGCGTTCCCATTATTGCTGTTTCAGCATCGTTAATTGAGCGTGATCGACAAACGTACATCGACGCCGGATTCGATGCATGGATTCTCAAACCCATCTCATTCGATCGACTGAACAAACTCATGACCGCTGTGGTGGATAAAGAAATCCGCAATGACTGCCTGTACCAGCCTGGCGCGTGGGAAAAGGGTGGCTGGTTCCACACCGGAAAGCATAGCGCCGGAGAGGTGGACACAAAGCCGTCAGGAGAAGCTCCTGTAACCAACCCCTCtgaagagatggaggaggcGATCATCCGAGACGATGATCCAATGGCTGGCGAGAAAAAGGAGGAGGGTGACATACCCGAAGAGCAGGAACGGCTCCTGGAAAATCAAGCGGAAGGAAAGACGGAACCACCCGAGGACAGCGCCGAGAAACCCCCAGCTTGA
- a CDS encoding protein containing DHHC-type Zn finger produces MTVARTIIIFTATVSTITFIFFFGRLPAFRNTPIGFLNRLILIHIPSALRRLDLALTNGRITDSSSRLGNYLMHDKHPLVVIFFLGLVTASATLFLPAVWHLLQWYHKLLAFILLPQPYLFVYLSAKKNDQTYINTHNHAEQMRHYPYDRILYYPNTACRTCKFLKPARSKHCSICKTCVSRMDHHCIWVNNCLGRGNYKWFLALLLSTTILIAYGAYLAYYTLSPQARKQYLKYESWYRYHPTPGVNTKSWSTFFDQKLHYFLAYTTIYLDVGGVRGSGVGLLALLTWPLPLALFGYHIYLIWAGMTTNESGKWSDWSDDMVEGVVFLGQRREDTMHGHSSSSSFQSEEEPPTTWPLESRHILIRTQTGQPPKSLPSRIKSVAQEDSFERVWNLAKVENVYDLGFWDNVLEVLLN; encoded by the exons ATGACCGTCGCACGAACCATAATCATCTTCACTGCTACCGTATCCACGATCACGTTCATATTTTTCTTTGGTCGATTACCAGCGTTTAG AAACACACCCATAGGCTTTCTCAACCGCCTCATCCTTATCCACATCCCTTCTGCACTCCGAAGACTCGATCTCGCCCTCACCAATGGCCGCATCACAGATTCCAGCTCCCGTCTGGGCAACTACCTCATGCACGACAAGCATCCActcgtcgtcatcttcttcctcggCCTCGTAACCGCTTCCGCGACGTTATTCCTTCCCGCTGTCTGGCACCTCCTTCAATGGTATCACAAACTATTAGCCTTCATCCTACTACCACAACCGTACTTGTTCGTGTACCTGAGCGCAAAGAAGAACGACCAAACATACATCAACACACACAATCATGCCGAGCAAATGCGACACTATCCATATGATAGGATACTGTACTACCCAAACACTGCATGTCGGACATGCAAGTTCCTGAAGCCAGCGCGTAGCAAGCACTGTAGTATATGCAAGACATGCGTCTCAAGAATGGACCACCATTGCATATGGGTCAACAACTGCTTAGGACGAGGCAACTACAAGTGGTTCCTCGCCCTCCTACTATCAACAACCATACTAATTGCCTACGGAGCTTACCTAGCCTACTACACGCTCTCGCCTCAAGCCCGGAAACAATATCTGAAGTACGAAAGCTGGTACAGATACCATCCCACCCCCGGCGTAAACACCAAGAGCTGGAGCACCTTCTTCGACCAAAAACTCCACTACTTCCTCGCCTACACAACCATCTACCTCGACGTCGGCGGCGTCCGAGGTTCAGGCGTAGGCCTCCTCGCACTCCTCACATGGCCTCTCCCCCTCGCCCTCTTTGGCTACCACATCTACCTCATCTGGGCCGGCATGACGACCAACGAAAGCGGCAAGTGGTCAGACTGGAGCGACGACATGGTAGAAGGTGTAGTTTTCCTCGGCCAGCGAAGAGAAGATACAATGCACGGTCACTCTTCCTCGTCATCATTTCAATCAGAAGAAGAACCACCGACAACCTGGCCCCTGGAAAGCAGACACATACTCATCCGCACGCAAACTGGTCAGCCCCCCAAATCCCTGCCCAGTCGCATCAAATCCGTCGCTCAGGAAGATAGTTTTGAGCGCGTGTGGAATCTGGCAAAGGTGGAGAATGTGTATGATTTGGGATTTTGGGATAATGTTTTGGAGGTTCTGTTGAATTAG
- a CDS encoding Myb-DNA-bind-2 multi-domain protein encodes MAGPTVYEDVAEDLDFGSGPKLFTGKKFFVAQRVPIRKHLLDDIKSNGGEVVLLEKQADYLIADHFQNHCPPGSISYQFIEESIKQGELANPDDHPAGPPIGQAREAGATHQPPKIGRSAYTAEEDRILYKWVRDAEAAGGLASGNELYKQLEQKYPRHTWQSWRDRYLKKLKQYPPKGLSVADNAPPSPASDRSNERAPPVAPREAPKKKQPASKPVPATNVSEKPKKHEYKVNELTDMFTTEDWLDLYAYVDLIDATKEDGRYDAKWVLWAEHRGEQTSEQWRQYYEKVVRPQWLRDPQSKRDRIREEMDQKHAEEKLSQSQSVREQLSEHEESDEEPVAPTPAIKESKAADQPSESEDEGFENFLNEEGAGNPPAAYKLYAREMRQAASTAQPSLDYAALHNFLLTQWHSLSEDERAPYLAMDQALTEITIVTPKAKTRIATDNKLPSSSTARPESPEAYRKLHETFVKRLRDNSEDEEDVQVPRPIKRRKSRSATPTNDDVIGTVDQPLEISSAESFQSLSESELAGQETGPDMPVTLEVEEDEDEEATMVEHGGENEGNEVESIESDDFLRFQKLPPPPDIYDTASEDELPSNTPTPRAVRQTKSIFDTQAILSSPTEDPRDKFIRSFGKDATPKQKALSPSPFDYPESVASTTQSLEEFRSSLREKAAAEASPKPLRISASPSPAPSSVSSTGSGDPDPPLTADEINEFFDEQNARGISNAFVSAALTRTRLRPDLAIEVLDAWTAGKPLPNKRGIWSKADDEVVEGCDGPALKRLEKKHTTDGWGGITERLIFLEGARNRRSGKFE; translated from the exons ATGGCCGGGCCAACCGTATACGAAGACGTCGCCGAGGATTTGGATTTCGGATCTGGGCCCAAATTGTTCACAGGAAAGAAGTTCTTCGTTGCACAACGCGTACCGATCCGGAAACACCTACTTGACGACATAAAGTCCAATGGCGGAGAAGTCGTGTTGCTAGAGAAGCAAGCAGATTACCTAATTGCCGACCACTTCCAGAACCATTGTCCACCAGGATCGATATCGTACCAGTTTATAGAGGAGTCTATCAAGCAAGGCGAGCTTGCGAATCCGGACGACCATCCCGCGGGACCACCAATCGGCCAGGCGCGAGAGGCAGGCGCAACCCACCAACCCCCCAAAATCGGGAGATCAGCATATACGGCAGAGGAAGATAGGATACTCTACAAATGGGTACGCGACGCCGAAGCTGCGGGCGGCCTTGCAAGTGGGAACGAGCTCTATAAGCAGCTGGAGCAAAAG TATCCGAGGCACACATGGCAGTCATGGCGCGATCGCTATCTCAAGAAACTGAAACAATATCCTCCAAAGGGGTTGAGTGTAGCTGACAACGCTCCTCCTTCTCCCGCTTCCGATCGGTCCAACGAACGCGCGCCTCCAGTAGCCCCAAGAGAAGCACCCAAGAAGAAACAGCCTGCGTCTAAGCCTGTACCCGCTACCAATGTCAGTGAAAAGCCCAAGAAACACGAATATAAGGTGAACGAGCTCACTGACATGTTCACCACGGAAGACTGGCTAGACCTCTACGCCTATGTTGACCTTATCGATGCAACCAAAGAGGATGGGCGCTACGATGCTAAATGGGTTCTCTGGGCAGAACATCGGGGCGAGCAGACGTCCGAGCAATGGAGACAGTACTACGAAAAGGTTGTTCGTCCGCAGTGGCTACGTGATCCGCAATCGAAAAGGGATAGAATCAGGGAGGAAATGGACCAGAAGCATGCTGAAGAGAAGTTAAGTCAGAGTCAATCCGTGCGCGAACAGCTTTCAGAGCATGAGGAGTCCGACGAAGAACCAGTAGCACCTACGCCCGCGATTAAGGAGAGTAAAGCGGCCGACCAACCATCTGAATCTGAAGATGAGGGGTTTGAGAACTTTCTCAATGAGGAAGGAGCCGGCAATCCTCCCGCAGCATATAAGTTGTACGCTCGAGAAATGAGACAGGCTGCATCGACTGCCCAACCTAGTCTAGACTATG CCGCACTGCATAATTTCCTATTGACGCAGTGGCACTCGCTTTCCGAGGATGAGAGAGCGCCTTACCTTGCCATGGATCAAGCTCTCACAGAAATCACCATAGTCACACCAAAAGCCAAGACCAGAATAGCTACCGACAACAAACTGCCATCATCCTCAACGGCTCGCCCCGAGTCTCCGGAAGCATATAGGAAACTGCACGAGACGTTTGTGAAGCGATTACGCGATAATTCagaagacgaggaagatgtACAAGTACCTCGACCCATCAAACGCAGAAAGAGCAGAAGTGCAACACCTACCAATGACGACGTAATTGGCACTGTGGACCAGCCATTGGAGATTTCTTCTGCGGAAAGTTTTCAGTCCCTGTCTGAATCAGAGCTTGCTGGGCAAGAGACTGGACCCGATATGCCCGTGACACTAGAGGTCGAAGAggacgaggatgaggaggcTACTATGGTCGAGCACGGCGGCGAGAATGAAGGGAATGAGGTAGAGAGCATCGAGTCGGATGATTTTCTACGTTTCCAAAAACTGCCTCCACCCCCGGACATCTACGATACGGCCTCCGAGGACGAATTGCCTTCAAACACCCCAACGCCACGTGCTGTACGACAGACCAAATCCATTTTCGACACACAAGCAATCCTGTCTTCACCCACCGAAGACCCCAGAGACAAGTTTATACGATCCTTTGGCAAGGATGCAACGCCCAAACAAAAAGCACTCAGCCCTTCACCATTCGACTACCCAGAATCTGTTGCTTCAACAACTCAATCTCTCGAAGAATTTCGCAGCTCCCTGCGAGAAAAAGCTGCGGCTGAAGCATCCCCCAAACCGCTTCGTATATCTGCTTCCCCATCACCAGCACCATCTAGCGTCTCTTCCACAGGCTCAGGTGATCCAGACCCGCCCCTCACAGCCGACGAGATCAACGAGTTCTTCGACGAACAAAACGCCAGAGGCATATCCAACGCCTTCGTCAGCGCAGCACTCACACGCACACGCTTACGACCTGATCTTGCCATCGAAGTACTAGACGCATGGACAGCAGGAAAACCCCTGCCAAATAAAAGGGGCATCTGGAGTAAAGCCGATGATGAAGTCGTAGAAGGTTGTGATGGACCTGCACTGAAGCGGTTGGAGAAGAAACATACGACGGATGGGTGGGGCGGTATTACAGAGCGCTTAATATTTTTAGAGGGGGCTAGGAATCGGAGGAGTGGAAAGTTTGAGTGA
- a CDS encoding zf-Nse domain containing protein — protein MSTRNRPGKARPTPSRLSGTANPSPNADVLPPYKKPSHPLDQEASAAIRTLRGRNLEEVKKHNKQAVSAIIESAAGVNDRLREHGEFMERRRPKWDAGKNLEEKEEVEREMQELKSQVEGATVKLEESMRAIIDSGVATERIDETLEWLRTNGPQRLNEEYQTQRTLRRTQRELQSQAASQRQRTQNEDGEDEEMDVGLTPGPTPLDGSRIKLTGASELFQTRMQNQKDAYTSLSLETRYARNNDYREFKKMVHDAKYGDEGPALGHENTWFTETGSPAPGVTDGTHRGDLDDDDDIIMDRATISTRCPITFQNFKDPVTSTKCPHTFEKVAITDMVRRGPHRVGTAPAVECPVSGCSHILTKDDLRSDPIIIRKIKRMQERDEAPDDGENSDDEVQAPVRDVDELDSE, from the exons ATGTCCACACGAAATCGACCCGGGAAAGCAAGACCGACTCCCAGTCGCCTTTCTGGCACGGCCAATCCCTCCCCTAATGCAGACGTGCTCCCACCGTACAAGAAGCCATCGCACCCCCTCGACCAAGAAGCGAGTGCAGCTATACGAACGTTGCGCGGACGGAATCTGGAGGAAGTGAAGAAGCACAATAAACAAGCAGTCTCAGCGATCATAGAAAGCGCTGCGGGTGTCAATGATAGACTACGCGAACATGGCGAGTTCATGGAACGGCGCAGACCCAAGTGGGATGCGGGCAAAAACCttgaagagaaggaagaggTGGAGCGCGAGATGCAGGAACTAAAATCCCAGGTTGAAGGAGCCACTGTGAAACTGGAAGAGAGCATGCGAGCTATCATTGACTCCGGGGTCGCGACAGAGCGAATTGACGAAACGCTTGAATGGCTGAGAACCAACGGGCCCCAACGACTGAATGAAGAGTACCAGACGCAAAGAACACTGCGACGAACACAGCGAGAATTGCAAAGCCAAGCAGCAAGTCAGCGACAGCGCACACAAAacgaggatggcgaggacgAGGAAATGGACGTTGGACTTACACCTGGGCCTACACCTCTAGATGGATCGCGCATAAAACTAACGGGCGCAAGTGAGCTGTTCCAAACCCGTATGCAAAACCAAAAAGATGCCTACACGTCGCTTAGCCTCGAAACACGGTATGCTCGTAATAACGACTACCGCGAGTTCAAGAAGATGGTACACGATGCCAAATACGGTGATGAGGGGCCTGCCCTCGGCCATGAAAACACATGGTTTACCGAGACTGGATCACCTGCACCAGGCGTCACAGACGGCACTCATCGGGGTGATctcgacgacgatgatgataTTATCATGGACAGGGCTACGATAAGTACCAGATGTCCGATCACATTCCAGAATTTCAAAGACCCTGTTACGAGCACCAAATGCCCGCACACGTTCGAGAAGGTCGCAATCACAGATATGGTTAGGAGAGGTCCTCATAGGGTCGGAACAGCCCCGGCCGTGGAATGTCCGGTCAGTGGGTGTAGCCAC ATACTCACCAAAGACGATCTCCGGAGCGATCCGATCATCATTCGCAAAATCAAGCGAATGCAAGAACGCGATGAAGCGCCagatgatggcgagaattCGGACGATGAAGTCCAAGCTCCAGTTCGGGATGTCGACGAGCTGGATAGTGAGTGA
- a CDS encoding mitochondrial dicarboxylate transporter → MSTTAAVSSQTLKMPAARALENAKQSSEAVLSDASSAMSRAAENPKKVTSDFLHTPFMRAALPFINGGLAGMTATTVIQPVDMVKVRLQLAGEGVKTGPKPTPVTVFRDILAQGKVMDLYTGLSAGILRQAVYTTARLGFFDTFMKTLSQRAKDNGTTIGFKERAGAGLAAGGLAAIVGNPADLALIRMQSDGLKPVAQRANYTSVIDALVRISKTEGVTRLWAGSYPTVVRAMALNFGQLAFFSEAKQQLKDTNLSSRTQTLTASAVAGFFASFLSLPFDFMKTRLQKQTKAPDGTMPYKGMFDCFRKVAKEEGLLRFYRGFGTYYVRIAPHAMVTLIVADYLGFITK, encoded by the exons ATGTCCACTACAGCAGCAGTCAGCTCCCAAACCCTTAAAATGCCCGCCGCCCGCGCCCTCGAAAACGCAAAGCAATCTTCAGAAGCTGTCCTTAGTGACGCCTCATCCGCCATGTCGAGAGCAGCAGAGAACCCCAAAAAGGTCACTTCAGACTTCCTCCACACTCCATTCATGCGAGCGGCCCTCCCCTTCATCAACGGCGGTCTCGCAGGCATGACAGCAACAACGGTAATCCAACCCGTCGACATGGTAAAAGTACGGCTCCAACTAGCCGGCGAAGGCGTAAAAACCGGCCCCAAACCCACGCCTGTAACCGTCTTCCGGGACATTCTCGCCCAAGGCAAAGTCATGGACCTCTACACCGGCCTCAGCGCCGGCATTCTCCGCCAAGCCGTCTACACAACCGCCCGCCTCGGCTTCTTCGACACCTTCATGAAGACACTGAGCCAGCGGGCCAAGGACAACGGCACAACCATCGGCTTCAAAGAGCGCGCAGGTGCCGGTCTCGCCGCCGGCGGTCTCGCAGCCATCGTCGGTAACCCCGCCGACCTCGCCCTCATCCGCATGCAATCCGACGGTCTCAAACCCGTCGCTCAACGCGCAAACTACACGTCCGTCATCGATGCCCTGGTCCGCATCTCCAAAACAGAAGGCGTCACACGACTCTGGGCGGGTTCCTACCCCACCGTCGTGCGCGCCATGGCCCTGAATTTCGGCCAATTGGCCTTTTTCTCAGAAGCCAAACAGCAGCTCAAAGATACGAATCTTTCGTCGCGTACGCAGACGCTTACTGCGTCGGCTGTCGCCGGCTTCTTTGCTAGTTTCTTGTCCCTGCCGTTTGACTTTATGAAGACCAGGCTGCAGAAACAGACAAAGGCTCCTGATGGCACTATGCCGTACAAGGGCATGTTTGATTGCTTTAGGAAGGTTGCTAAGGAGGAGGGTTTGTTGAGGTTTTACAGGGGGTTTGGAACTTATTACGTTCGTATTGCTCCGCATGC AATGGTCACGCTCATTGTTGCTGATTACCTCGGTTTCATCACCAAATAA